The Prionailurus bengalensis isolate Pbe53 chromosome A3, Fcat_Pben_1.1_paternal_pri, whole genome shotgun sequence genome includes a window with the following:
- the LOC122496881 gene encoding ATP synthase membrane subunit K, mitochondrial-like, which produces MADPKTDDQLHFTDIKKYFNSYTLTGGMNSILATYGGIALMVLYFKLRSKTTPALKAT; this is translated from the coding sequence ATGGCAGATCCAAAAACTGATGACCAATTACATTTCACTgatatcaaaaaatatttcaactctTATACTCTCACAGGTGGAATGAATTCCATACTGGCCACATATGGAGGCATTGCTTTGATGGTCTTATACTTCAAGTTAAGATCTAAAACAACACCAGCTTTGAAAGCaacataa